From the Papaver somniferum cultivar HN1 chromosome 2, ASM357369v1, whole genome shotgun sequence genome, the window AGGTCCCCATAATAATGTTGTGGTGTCGGTGGCATCTCCCGACCTTCTACGTAATGTGCGAGTTTTCCCTGTTCCATGAGGCGAAGTATGATCTTCCTAACGCTCCTGCAATTGTTCGTATGATGTCCATGAAAGCTATGATATCTGCAGAACTCGTGACTCTTCCTAAGAGTTGGTTCTCTTCCCAAATTTGGTGGTGTTGGAATTTCCTCAGTCAATATCACTTCCTCCCATATCCTCTCCACAGTTGCGTTAAGCTTTGGGAGTTCTAACTCTGTCCAAGCATTTACTCCTTGCTTCGTCGGCTTTATGTTCCTCAGCTGGTGTCCTTTCGCTTTATCACTTTGCGGCTTTCGATCCTTCTGCAAGGATTTTTCCCGCCTTTGGTCAACCCGCTTCATCTCTCCTTCTGACGTTGTTTTCACCATGGCAGCCAATATGaccttcttctccatccattGCACCTGGCCTTGCCTTTGCGAATTTCCCATCTGAATCCTTAATCTTCGCATCTCTCGTAAGATTTCGTGGTCGATAATCCCTCTTACCGATTCATCAATATCTCTTTCTCGCCTCCTACTTTCTCTTTCGCTTTCCTTCACTAACAGCCTCCTTAGATCTCTTTCCCGATCGTATCCTTATATCAACCCTCTTCCTTGTGTTCTTCGTTCGTCCTCTTCTTCATAACCTTCGTAGGGACTCTCCTCCCCATACAGGGTCCTTTTCCGAGATGAAGCTGTTATCATTTCTGAACTAGCGTTTTCTTCTTGCGAGATTCCAACCATGATTTTACTTCCACGTTCATATTCCTTTCTTTTCACCTGACTGCCTCGTTTTGCTGTTCTTGCTTGCCATTCCGGCTGGTACCTTACTCGGCCCTTATCTCGACGAGTTGTTTTACTCGGTTCTTTCTATATCACGTCTTTATCACTCTCGTTCCCCTCCACTTCTTCTCCATTCGTTTCCCATATCGTAGTAGCCTCGGCTTTCACGATTTGAGATGGTTCCGCCATGGATTCATCCTCTACACTCTGCTTTCCTTTACTTTGCCTTGTGACTTCTCGTCTTTCATCTGCTGTGGGAATTTCTCCCTTCTCCCCTTTCTTCAGCGCTTCCAACCGCTTGCTCCTCCTTGCCGACGATGTTCCTCCTCTTTGCATTCTTCCTCCCCTTTTGGCTTCTAATCGTTTGCTTCTCCTCGTCGCTATCATGTGTGCCGCCCGATCTGGTGTTCTAGTCATCGATTTTCCCTAATTTCAATATTGTTTTTTCTCTAAAACCTAATCTTAAAGAGGGATGTTTTCTAAAATCTCTTACTCGTACAACTTTAGCTAGGATGTCTTGCCAAGATCTATTACTCCTAAAACTCTAGCTTCTCTCCactccttagatgaggatgaatccccaatctaagttcccTATTTCTGGaagccaaaatgtaactactggaaacccagtagcacacccaaagtaatagtaaccaagatctaagacatcTTAAGTAAAGTAAACACCGAAAATTCTTATTGATGAATCATTCAAAGTAACAAAGATACAAGTTCtgaatacaaggaaaccctaatctctcccCTAGGTTAAACTCTCCCACTCTCCAAAAATCCCATCCCTATACATTgaccaaggacctctatttataggccatctAATCCTAATGGAACACAGCTCATCTTATCTCGTCGCGTTCTTGCAGTAACGCTTTACACTTCTCCCAGActgttttccataaagttttttccCTTGTTTCGCTTACTTCACAAGGGCTTGTctggacacctgtctcttttcttaCTCCATAATTTATCTATCTCGTGGATTGTCTTTTCGGCCAAGTAATCTTACTTCGTCCTTTTTTACTTCGCGGCAGATATCTTGTAGGGTACTTCATGGATCTTTCATAACCCTTGTTCCTCTCGGAGCTTACTTCGTGATGAGACACTATCTCGCACATAGCTTTTACCTCGTCGACTTGTCAATAATGGTgattctgacttgatttgacaagtcactgacgaaGATTTTCGTGACACGATACATGATCTTTATTCCGGATTCTCGCGTCTTCCCTATGTCCACATGGCGATCCATATTTTGGTATCTACAGTGTTATAACAGACACTCGACCTCTCTCTTACAAGTCATCTCTGAAGCTCTCATCAATCTTGTTTATAGAAGACAAGGTCTGCAATCACGATTTTTATGCTAATAAAAATGTTCACTTCTTCACATGGTATCAAATTATGTCAAGAGGCTTTACTTTCATGGCAGCAGGAAGATCTGGAATCTTTTGCCTCATGCTGTTACGTGGTGTGTTCAGAATCTTCAGAGGGAAACGTAACTCTTGTATTTTTAACTGGAAGCTCATTCTACCGCTCGCACTCTCAAAGAGTCCAAATTTGTTCGCATTCCTCTAACGAGTGTGTATTAAACATATTATTCGGATTGGTTAATTAGTTAACTGACGTCGTATTATTCGGAAACATTTCATGTCATCTACCCTCTATGTAAATGACATGAAATGTTCAGAATCTCAATAGTTAATTAGTTAACTGCTGACCCATTACCCTCCAAAACTCAAGTGTTACACAAATTGATGCCCTAGGAAATGTTTCATTACACCTATTACATGAAATGTTATAAGATAGCCCACACATAATTTCAAAAGCCCAAAAAGACTCGTAAGCTAAAACAGACTTATGCCCACAACCCAAATGACGATTTCAAAACCCTAGGATGTTAGTCACCAACCATGACCACCACCACTGATAGacttagttttttttattttagtaggCACAGAATGGTAGTAGTCCTCAACTAACTGTGTCTCTAGTCTCTGGCCAAGCCATCACCTTTTTCTGTTTTAGTGTGGCCtggagaaaagaaaagagaatccAATCATTTGATTTGCCTCAATCATTCCTTCTTTTTGGGGCGTAGGTATTGAATCGCAGTTCAACAGGAACGTGCTGTGGAAAACTGAAAAGAAAACCGATAGCATCCATGAGGCACGGTCGTATGATATACCTTATTATTGAAAGTATAGTTGAGAAATTTTTTGACATACAGGTAGCTAAATGTCTGTGATCAGACTCACAGATGATCAATGCTCTTTCATTAGTTCAAATTTTTGCCGCATGCGGAATTGCTAAGTGGGCGTATTCGCGTATGCATCATTAATCAAATTATTTGATAACAACGGAATGAATTATATTTTGCAGCAAAAGACACACAAAGACAATCCTTATTACCAAACATAAGATAAAGGTGAAGAGTAACTGTTAATCGTATTTTAGTGGACCGCAGCAGATTTGATGTAAGTGGGACGTGATCGTATTGTTCAGTGGGGCGTCTGCACATAATATTTGGATAATGAGCTTATGGCTAGACATACTACCAACCATgtttctctctcctaaaaaaTCCGTTCTCCATTTTCCACTGATCTTCGTTCCTGCTAGATCCCTGTAGCTTAGAACCCTTTTCCATAGAAACCTTAGTTGTTACCTCAACCCTCACTATGTCTCCTGAACATCGTGAtgttcaaattcaaaaaaaattctttaggTTTTCCTGTAGCAAACAAACTCCCTATTCACCTATAACCCTCACTGAATTCTTCACTTCTGGGTCTACTAAAGGTTTGTTTACACTACCACTTGCAAAGCATCCTATTTGAAATTGGAAAAAGTGGTGATTcaggaagaaattttttttggaaGTTCTAGGATAATCAATTTTGGTTTGTAGCTAGTAAGCAATCAAATAATCATGGTTTTTTCCTAAACGTAACCCTTTGTCAACCTAATCCTAAAGCTGATCCAACATCCTTTTTTATCCCTTCCGGTGATTGTTTCACAGGTTGGTTTTCCATGGCCTCCACGTTAGAAGATataatcaatttttcttcttccatagGAAATCAAACCCACTTACAAGCACCCAAACCTATTCGTAATCTTTCTTATGCTCAAGTCCTGCAATCTAATCTTACTCCTAAACATATCTCTAACTCACAAAAAGGACTTATACCTTTTATGTGTGATAGATTCGCCCCACCCCTGTCCATTTCTTGTGATCCAAAAGGAAATCTCAATATCAAAAAACAGAATGATTCAAATCCTATAGGTGGGTGGATTGATTCTTTTGTGGTGTCCTCACCTATCCCAATCGTGAATTGGTCAGATATCAGTTTGGCCATGAGTCTTGAATTACAATGCAACTCATCTTGTATGCTATATCCTATGAATTCATATCAGGCTTTATTACATGCAGACAAGGAATTATCCAAGGAAgatattgagtttgtttttacttttaacaatgTAAATTTCTCAGTGTTCAGATGGGATGAGAAATTCTGGAAGTCATCATGTTCATCATCGACAATATTTCATGTTGAAGTTTTTGGGGTACCTTATCAATTTTGGTCATCTAAAGTCATACATCAAATTGGTAGGTTATGTGGTGATGTTTTGCTAATCGACCCTGCAACTCTCAAGCTGGAGGATTTGACTGCAATCAGGCTAAAGATCCGTAACAATAAAGGAATTAATTCCATTCCTAGAAGTGTGAGTATATTTTCAGATATGGGTGAATTTACAGCTCACATCTTCATTGCCGGAAACACAATATCCTCAAGATCTCGTTCGAATTTGAATTTCGGTCAATGGATATCTCCGAATTTGGTGGATCATCAGCACGAGAGGTGGAAGACTACAGAAAATTATGGTAACTCTATGGACTCATTAATTACAAAAGATTTTCAGCCGTCTTCTACGGATATTTTTATGACTTCTCCAGCAAGGAAACTTTCAACAGATATCCGAAAAGTTCAAAATCAAGGATCCGGTAAGAGAAGGAAAATACGACGTAAGcccaggaaaaataaaaaaaaatccaacacaaTATGGAAAAAGGTAGAGAAGATATCTTTATTATCCCGTGAAACTCCTGTGAGTATTGATGAATCAACAGACATGGAGATTGATTTTACTCCTGCTTTCAAGATGAATCTCGAAGCCCTTGAAGTTTCTGATATGTTATCTCCAGTAGATCCTAAACCTATCCATTCTAAACCTCCatacaggtacacttatatcactaagaaaatcataaaaaaaatttatttcatCGACCCCATCCCAAGACCTGTTTCCACCATCGTCTCTTTGCCAATCCTAAAACCAACACCCATACCCATTACCATTAACACACCCATCCTACAAACTCCTCCAGTCCCTATCACCAATATTCCAGTCTCCCTGAAATCTGTTGTTACGTACTTCAAACCTTCAAATTCTAGTAGTAATATAAAGGTTCCAGCATACATTGTTAATGAGGTGATGAGATTATTTGAGTTAGTTGTTCACTTAGGCATCACTTTTAATAATATGCCTAATCACTCAAAACGGTTTCTATGTTCCAAAATTACTTCTCAGGGTCCGATACTTAAATCCTCTACTCCTGTTGCTTTACCATCTCCCTCTTTAGTGAAAGATTTTGCAGTTCAATCCATTATCACACTAGACGGAACTAGAGAAGTCTCTGTGCATGAGCCCAAGGATAAGACAGTGCCATTAAAAGGTCTTAAAGATActtttattatgcttctagaggATGAAGACACTTCAGCTGCGTCACAATCCTCCACTCCTATTTATCCACCTGGATTTGAACCTGATATGGTGGAAATTCTAGATGATGGTATCTCAGAGCATGTCTCACAAACTCAGGAGGTCTATTCAAAAAGATACATTGCAGAATGTAGGCGTCTTGATATTACAGTTCAGGAAGCTAATACTTCTGGTGTCAAGTCTAAAAGATTGACAAAACAAAAGAAGGGATACGTGTGTGTTAAATGAGTCTCAAGATACTTTCATGGAATGTGAGGGGATTATGTTCGAATGATAGGAGGCTGATTGTAAAGAAAATGATTGGTCTTCTTCAAGCACCTATCGTAATCCTACAAGAAACAAAGATGATGCGTTGTAGTGATCATGACATCCAACAAATTTGTGGACACTCAAATTTTGGATGGACTTTTCAACAGTCAGTTGGTAATTCTGGTGGGATGATCATCTTATGGGATAAAGATTTTCTTGAGGTTAAAGAATCTTTAGTAGGTGATTATTCATTATCTATCTATTGTGTCAATAAGCATGATGGTTTTTTTTGGGTTCTTACCAATATTTATGGACCTAATAAACCTCATGAGAGGGCAGATTTTTGGGAGGAGTTGGATAACATCTGTGGATACTGGGACTTACCTTGGTGTTTGGGTGGAGATTTCAACACCATTAAGTGTTGTGATGAGAAGAAGAATTGTAATACAATCACTAAGAGTATGAAGGACTTTGCTGAATTCATCTCTCAAC encodes:
- the LOC113351051 gene encoding uncharacterized protein LOC113351051, which produces MSLKILSWNVRGLCSNDRRLIVKKMIGLLQAPIVILQETKMMRCSDHDIQQICGHSNFGWTFQQSVGNSGGMIILWDKDFLEVKESLVGDYSLSIYCVNKHDGFFWVLTNIYGPNKPHERADFWEELDNICGYWDLPWCLGGDFNTIKCCDEKKNCNTITKSMKDFAEFISQHNLIDLPLKGARYTSSNGQINPVMRRLDRFLISPSFELQFPLATQLDKARPTSDHIPILLDISDPSWGPSPFRFEIMWFLENGFLKLLEDWWLSFSFAGSPSTTLWLKLKALKKKLKVWNRDTFGHTNTKLKHILEEIQFFDLLAEDNILDESQLADKLKSKLSLRKLLK